Proteins encoded by one window of Mycoplasma capricolum subsp. capricolum ATCC 27343:
- a CDS encoding ABC transporter permease produces the protein MQHIVKSYLKTFFQKNYVSTFGILLFIITLATVIIGMLATPLQLNSKINYLSKNNTSYNSLLDTKSMNYNPEFSYNFFYLNKEINNKDTNNVKLSDLYIKAINSQLESNFDTSSDKKDNNLYVYDINKADDKIKINFISNLINNDLFRYRNGALIKTESYILNKNYQDNNQNSFLNISKQILKRIIADFHQSMTDGFYLDDKSKYDYVISEFYKAYSRFNSFLTINEINLIDKPILALKFTDILSKFNNNKIDEILNFLKKQLDDLKNQIKDYKKEKTYLPSFLVFSKEFTKELANEKFLYDDRIYVVDQLLNNTNDFLLQTKKSFKIQQSSVGQLLPFLTLQLTSDNQVFKNTNKDFNQIQFDKNYKNSKLADKWNPNINYQKKVNPTEIVISSSYAKARNLKINDEFIIPSSNISDIYLNLINKKDAYYLNSINSKIVGIGSTFDDIVSKNSATDYFQNKTSYVVGYTSKEFINSIRNSRWNFANKIDTSYQVDFRIKNLNNASTNQLNQHFIIKFDNNSTQSFSIFDKTNSLVTEWYSLRTSQAISTIKVQVIIYIVIGVFVLLLSFIFINFALKKEMNETRRQIGIFKSFGYKVVELSWIFAFKTWLTIFFGLIIGYILSIPIQIYSSSNFVNSVTFTFNNIYISPLLLVFLIVFIPLVFLMGSYFASIIYIKEPVLSLMNNSKKTKRTKSGAFTNLLSKHNIGFNYRMRLSFIKNAKGKFAAVQILFGFASLTYTLLFVAPAILFQSINQSLSIIKDDVITKSVWNVNKKIDNTSKNDKLGYVNSNDPNTRQTLTYYDLNKKNINSYLNTDSKQTDSRYRVELFLNILNNSFNSLSDEKKVSMILPLEYAKKTLIPFLQPGKTETNDYEVLTKENDYYLSYISKFNLYNENPKWTTALNDFKNNKKIKLTIKDLLNDNKHSSKTFYDLNSANSDQLENTIIGLQANRNNLNNSIFLSSFAKIFSYKLAQAYSLYQIFINYKESKNDIQKAWNLLTKDNDLLKFNPSDQKYWTIANNPLLEKIINNSFKNNKNKKDPKNDLESNPNFSIDSLLNSTNLSNASQGILLASMIMQNLDNKFEKNPIVSFNQMFYDSSKDLLSAVVLASNSDVLNPGSYSLVLYRLKDHKFSDVNQFLNFKGVSLKAFQDLTKLPKRHKNLPTFNVIVPYYYAQANNLVIDSKIIVETKTTFVKKFALNVVGINKSETLSISKIPNLFLDYDLFASEMFSQDLYKNNNPLIFNQLWSKNKILEGTINFSKLDDSFKTIKYYGNNLAIDINKTAPIFLSMYSTIFTEFNNFISKYKTLDLANDIYNTPNPAIQNLSRLNSKLFNFNLVKQTIDKITKITNQVMLLFILLVSLLLTIILVVVMNIVVDEAKKTILTLRAIGYENSEVNWVVMGSYIIGAIISFIIAYLLSNLIWWSFLYYVSYKWHIYIFLAFDFKTLFVTFIVIALVLFIGWVFSDEQVKKTPLTQITQAE, from the coding sequence ATGCAACATATAGTTAAAAGCTATTTAAAAACTTTTTTTCAAAAAAATTATGTTTCAACATTTGGGATTCTTCTTTTTATTATTACTTTAGCAACTGTTATTATAGGAATGCTTGCTACACCATTGCAATTAAATAGTAAAATTAATTATTTATCAAAAAATAATACTAGTTATAACTCATTACTAGATACAAAATCTATGAATTATAATCCTGAATTTAGTTATAATTTTTTTTATTTAAATAAAGAAATTAATAATAAAGATACAAATAACGTAAAACTATCTGATCTTTATATTAAAGCTATTAATTCTCAATTGGAAAGTAATTTTGATACTAGTAGTGATAAAAAAGATAATAATTTGTATGTTTATGACATTAATAAAGCCGATGATAAAATTAAAATTAACTTTATTAGTAATTTAATTAATAATGATTTATTTAGATATAGAAATGGTGCTTTAATTAAAACTGAATCTTATATATTAAATAAAAATTATCAAGATAATAATCAAAATAGTTTTTTAAATATTTCTAAGCAAATTTTAAAAAGAATAATTGCTGATTTTCATCAAAGTATGACTGATGGGTTTTATTTAGATGACAAATCTAAATATGATTACGTTATTTCAGAATTTTATAAAGCTTATTCTCGCTTTAATAGTTTTTTAACAATTAATGAAATTAACTTAATTGATAAACCTATTTTAGCTTTAAAATTTACTGATATTTTGAGTAAGTTTAATAACAATAAGATAGATGAAATATTAAACTTTTTAAAAAAACAATTAGACGATTTAAAGAATCAAATAAAAGACTATAAAAAGGAAAAAACTTATTTACCTTCTTTTTTAGTTTTTTCAAAAGAATTTACAAAAGAATTAGCTAATGAAAAATTTTTATATGATGACCGTATTTATGTTGTTGATCAGCTATTAAATAATACTAATGATTTTTTATTACAAACTAAAAAAAGTTTTAAAATTCAACAAAGTTCAGTAGGACAATTACTACCTTTTTTAACATTACAATTAACTTCAGATAATCAAGTATTTAAAAATACTAATAAAGATTTTAATCAAATTCAGTTTGATAAAAATTATAAAAATTCTAAATTAGCTGATAAATGAAATCCAAACATTAATTATCAAAAAAAAGTTAACCCAACTGAAATAGTTATTTCATCTTCATATGCAAAAGCAAGAAATTTGAAAATTAATGATGAATTTATTATTCCAAGTTCTAATATTTCTGATATTTATCTAAATTTAATCAACAAAAAAGATGCTTATTATTTAAATTCAATAAATAGTAAAATAGTTGGAATAGGTTCAACTTTTGATGATATAGTTTCTAAAAACTCAGCTACTGATTATTTTCAAAATAAAACTAGTTATGTAGTTGGATATACTAGTAAGGAATTTATTAATTCAATAAGAAACTCTAGATGAAACTTTGCAAATAAAATTGATACTTCATATCAAGTAGACTTTAGAATTAAAAATTTAAATAATGCTTCAACAAATCAACTAAATCAACATTTTATTATTAAATTTGATAATAATTCTACTCAAAGTTTTTCAATTTTTGACAAAACTAATTCTTTAGTTACTGAATGATATTCACTAAGAACTTCTCAAGCAATTAGTACTATAAAAGTTCAAGTAATAATTTATATTGTTATAGGTGTATTTGTTTTATTACTTTCATTTATTTTTATTAATTTTGCATTAAAAAAAGAAATGAATGAAACAAGAAGACAAATTGGAATTTTTAAATCATTTGGTTATAAAGTAGTTGAACTTTCTTGAATCTTTGCATTTAAAACATGATTAACAATCTTTTTTGGTTTAATTATTGGATATATCTTATCAATTCCAATTCAAATTTATTCATCTTCAAATTTTGTTAATTCTGTAACATTTACTTTTAATAATATTTATATTTCACCTTTATTATTAGTTTTTTTAATTGTATTTATTCCATTAGTATTTTTAATGGGTTCTTATTTTGCTTCAATTATTTATATTAAAGAACCAGTTTTGTCATTAATGAATAATTCTAAAAAAACAAAAAGAACAAAAAGCGGTGCATTTACAAACTTATTATCAAAACATAATATTGGGTTTAATTATAGAATGCGCTTATCTTTTATTAAGAATGCTAAAGGTAAATTTGCAGCTGTTCAAATTCTTTTTGGTTTTGCTTCTTTAACTTATACTTTATTATTTGTTGCTCCAGCTATTTTATTTCAGTCAATTAATCAAAGTTTGTCAATAATCAAAGATGATGTTATTACTAAATCAGTTTGAAATGTTAATAAAAAAATTGATAATACTAGTAAAAATGATAAGTTAGGATATGTCAATTCAAATGATCCTAATACTAGACAAACTTTAACATATTATGATTTAAATAAAAAAAATATTAATAGTTATTTAAATACTGATTCTAAGCAAACTGATAGCAGATATCGAGTAGAATTATTTTTAAACATTTTAAATAATAGTTTTAATTCACTTTCAGATGAAAAAAAAGTTTCAATGATTCTACCACTAGAGTATGCTAAAAAAACTTTAATCCCATTTTTGCAACCAGGTAAAACAGAAACTAATGATTATGAAGTTTTAACTAAAGAAAATGATTATTATTTAAGTTATATCAGTAAATTTAATTTGTATAATGAAAATCCAAAGTGAACAACAGCTTTAAATGATTTTAAAAATAACAAAAAAATCAAATTAACAATAAAAGATTTATTAAATGATAATAAACACTCTAGTAAAACATTTTATGATTTAAATTCAGCTAATAGTGATCAATTAGAAAATACAATTATAGGTCTACAAGCAAATAGAAATAATTTAAATAATTCAATCTTTTTAAGTTCATTTGCTAAGATTTTTTCTTACAAATTAGCACAAGCTTATAGTTTGTATCAAATTTTTATTAATTATAAAGAGTCTAAAAATGACATACAAAAAGCTTGAAATCTTTTAACTAAAGACAATGATTTATTAAAATTTAATCCAAGTGATCAAAAATATTGAACAATTGCAAACAATCCTTTATTAGAAAAAATTATTAATAATAGTTTTAAAAATAATAAAAATAAAAAAGATCCAAAAAATGATTTAGAATCTAATCCTAACTTTTCAATCGATTCTTTATTAAACTCAACAAACTTATCAAATGCTAGTCAAGGTATTTTACTAGCTTCTATGATTATGCAAAATCTAGATAATAAATTTGAAAAAAATCCTATTGTTAGTTTTAATCAAATGTTTTATGACTCATCTAAAGATTTATTATCAGCTGTAGTGCTTGCTTCAAATAGTGATGTTTTAAACCCTGGTTCTTATTCTTTAGTTTTATATAGATTAAAAGATCATAAATTTAGTGATGTTAATCAGTTTTTAAATTTTAAAGGAGTAAGTTTAAAAGCTTTTCAAGATTTAACAAAATTACCAAAGCGACATAAAAATTTACCAACATTTAATGTTATTGTTCCTTATTATTATGCTCAAGCAAATAACTTAGTAATTGATAGTAAAATTATTGTTGAAACTAAAACAACTTTTGTAAAAAAATTTGCTTTAAATGTTGTTGGTATTAATAAATCTGAAACTTTGTCAATTTCAAAAATCCCTAATCTATTTTTAGATTATGATCTATTTGCTAGTGAAATGTTTTCTCAAGATTTATATAAAAATAACAACCCTTTAATTTTTAACCAATTATGAAGTAAAAATAAAATTTTAGAAGGTACAATTAATTTTTCTAAATTAGATGATTCTTTTAAAACAATTAAATATTATGGAAATAATTTAGCAATTGATATTAATAAAACTGCACCGATCTTTTTATCAATGTATTCAACTATATTTACTGAATTTAATAACTTTATTTCAAAATATAAAACTTTAGATTTAGCAAATGATATTTATAATACTCCAAATCCTGCTATTCAAAATTTAAGTAGATTAAATTCAAAATTATTCAATTTTAATTTAGTAAAGCAAACAATTGACAAAATTACTAAAATCACTAATCAAGTGATGTTGTTATTCATTTTACTAGTAAGTTTATTATTAACAATTATTTTAGTAGTTGTGATGAATATTGTTGTTGATGAAGCTAAAAAAACTATTTTAACACTAAGAGCTATTGGGTATGAAAATAGTGAAGTAAATTGAGTTGTTATGGGAAGTTATATAATTGGTGCTATTATTTCATTTATTATTGCTTATTTATTATCTAATCTAATCTGATGATCATTTTTATATTATGTAAGTTATAAATGACATATTTATATTTTCTTAGCATTTGATTTTAAAACTTTATTTGTTACATTTATTGTAATTGCTCTTGTATTATTTATAGGTTGAGTATTTTCAGATGAACAAGTTAAAAAAACTCCTTTAACTCAAATTACTCAAGCTGAATAA
- the pheS gene encoding phenylalanine--tRNA ligase subunit alpha, which produces MIEQLNEILNSFKTKLKSVKDLNDWEELKKEFIGKDSNLTTILKSIKTISNEQKQEIGKLANQIRTTIIDNLNNKQEELKNKELLIKLEKEKIDVSLKNSSLKFGSKHVLNIVIEEISDIFTEIGFEMVSGTEIESDLYNFQKLNLPLDHPARDMQDTFYLDNNLVLRTHCTNMTSRMLTKLASLKTDDNNLAVISYGNVYRRDDDDATHSHQFMQIDGFVVGNKISFANLKWILKYMCQRLFNKDINIRLRPSYFPFTEPSVEVDVSCFKCDSKGCFICKKTGWIEILGAGMINEHVLKLNGLDPTKCSGLAFGIGIERIAMLKFNISNIRNFYENNVKFLEQFKFYSE; this is translated from the coding sequence ATGATAGAACAATTAAATGAAATTTTAAATAGTTTTAAAACTAAATTAAAATCAGTTAAAGATCTAAATGATTGAGAAGAATTAAAAAAAGAATTTATTGGAAAAGATTCTAATTTAACTACAATTTTAAAATCAATTAAAACTATTAGTAATGAACAAAAACAAGAAATTGGTAAATTAGCAAATCAAATCAGAACTACTATTATTGATAATTTAAACAACAAACAAGAAGAATTAAAAAATAAAGAATTATTAATAAAATTAGAAAAAGAAAAAATTGATGTTAGTTTAAAAAATTCTAGTTTAAAATTTGGTTCAAAACATGTTTTAAATATAGTTATTGAAGAAATTAGTGATATTTTTACTGAAATTGGCTTTGAAATGGTTAGTGGAACTGAAATTGAATCTGATTTATATAATTTTCAAAAATTAAATCTACCATTAGATCATCCTGCAAGAGATATGCAAGATACTTTTTATTTAGATAATAACTTAGTTTTAAGAACACATTGTACTAATATGACTTCAAGAATGTTAACTAAATTAGCTAGTTTAAAAACTGATGATAATAATTTAGCTGTAATTAGTTATGGAAATGTTTATAGAAGAGACGATGATGATGCTACTCACTCTCATCAATTTATGCAAATAGATGGGTTTGTTGTTGGAAATAAAATAAGCTTTGCTAATTTAAAATGAATTTTAAAATATATGTGTCAAAGATTATTTAATAAAGATATTAATATTAGATTACGTCCAAGCTATTTTCCTTTTACTGAACCAAGTGTTGAAGTTGATGTAAGTTGTTTTAAATGTGATTCTAAAGGATGTTTTATTTGTAAAAAAACTGGTTGAATTGAAATACTAGGTGCTGGAATGATTAATGAACACGTTTTAAAATTAAATGGATTAGATCCAACTAAATGCTCAGGACTAGCTTTTGGAATTGGTATTGAAAGAATTGCTATGTTAAAGTTTAATATTTCAAATATTAGAAACTTTTATGAAAATAATGTTAAATTTTTAGAGCAATTTAAATTTTATTCAGAATAG
- the pheT gene encoding phenylalanine--tRNA ligase subunit beta codes for MIITRNWLKKYLNLDNISNDQINVALNSLGFEVDNVYDLNSLNSELVLGYVEQSKQIPDTHLKLNKVNIGTKSLQIVCGASNVDVNQFVIVAPINATIANGLTLTSKKIQNYESQGMICALNEIGINQSVINKEDQLKIYNVFDKNLDLKKYLGKDVKQIIGLDDYLFEIDLTLNRSDCLASFQILKELANYFDLEIKNYDNKFNDFKENDLDLKITISKKIEEQIKTISYSNFVLNNHLNKLDSIDDIFLKLNQISSTNNLINDLSLLSTLSTAQTHILIDLDKLKSFNLKLELINHNDKELLCLTSDNQIVNIIGLQTESKFSIDNNSKNVLNIMVNIEPNLMRKQQKLLNTSNINLQRYIKPINPNLFDLANLNLTSLLNSYNLVNKAYKVKVLKQTYKNKTEFEIKISEINDLLGTNLTIDQIKSLFKKLDFKITNKNDLLTFNIDPNRIDISSKNDLCEEVARLYSYDNIQEVALSFTSFKKPKNLNLKLENKLTNYLIGLGFNNTKTYSLTTQIDAKHWNLFNISDFINLLSPLSNLRQTYRTSLSKSLIDTAIYNHSINNKELKLFEIADIYNLNQLKQRHLVFLTSHHIYKNGLTHQLVENNFYYNKEILESIFDLYNLDFSQIKYVNNLDVIKEIHLYINATIYYQKQLVGFIYQLNPKFESENKLNKTFVCEINLDVLNELKNKTIEAKTLSKFQSSSRDLTIEISNDLIYQDVLLKAISDVKYITSSKVVDLYLDDKLAKNNTKALTIQFIFNDLDHQLTEAEINTEFEKIISNVKKMKVVIR; via the coding sequence ATGATTATTACAAGAAATTGATTAAAAAAATATCTTAATTTAGATAACATTTCAAATGATCAAATTAATGTTGCTTTAAATTCTTTAGGATTTGAAGTTGATAATGTTTATGATTTAAACTCATTAAATTCTGAACTAGTTTTAGGGTATGTAGAACAATCAAAACAAATTCCAGACACTCATTTAAAATTAAACAAAGTTAATATAGGAACTAAAAGTTTACAAATTGTTTGTGGAGCTAGTAATGTTGATGTTAATCAATTTGTAATTGTTGCTCCAATTAATGCAACTATTGCAAACGGTTTAACTTTAACTAGTAAAAAAATTCAAAATTATGAATCACAAGGAATGATTTGTGCTTTAAATGAAATTGGTATCAACCAATCTGTTATTAATAAAGAAGATCAGTTAAAAATTTATAATGTTTTTGATAAAAATCTAGATTTAAAAAAATATTTAGGAAAAGATGTTAAACAAATTATTGGTTTAGATGATTATTTATTTGAAATTGATCTAACTTTAAATAGAAGTGATTGTTTAGCTAGTTTTCAAATTTTAAAAGAACTTGCAAATTATTTTGATTTAGAAATTAAAAACTATGATAATAAATTTAATGATTTTAAAGAAAATGATTTAGATTTAAAAATAACAATTAGTAAGAAAATTGAAGAACAAATAAAAACTATTAGTTATTCAAATTTTGTTCTAAATAATCATTTAAATAAATTAGATTCAATTGATGATATTTTTTTAAAATTAAATCAAATTAGTTCAACTAATAATTTAATAAATGATCTAAGTTTACTTTCAACACTTTCAACAGCTCAAACTCATATTTTAATTGATCTAGATAAGTTAAAAAGTTTTAATTTAAAATTAGAATTAATTAATCATAATGATAAAGAACTTTTATGTTTAACTAGTGATAATCAAATAGTTAATATTATAGGCTTACAAACTGAATCTAAATTTAGTATTGATAACAATTCTAAAAATGTTTTAAACATTATGGTAAATATTGAACCTAATTTAATGAGAAAACAACAAAAACTTTTAAATACTTCTAATATTAATTTACAAAGATACATTAAACCGATTAATCCTAATTTATTTGATTTAGCTAATTTAAACTTGACTAGTTTATTAAATAGTTATAATTTAGTTAATAAAGCTTATAAAGTTAAAGTTTTAAAGCAAACTTATAAAAATAAAACTGAATTTGAAATTAAAATATCTGAAATTAATGATTTATTAGGTACTAATTTAACTATTGATCAAATTAAAAGTTTATTTAAAAAGTTAGATTTTAAAATTACTAATAAAAATGATTTATTAACTTTTAATATTGATCCAAATAGAATTGATATATCAAGCAAAAATGATTTGTGTGAAGAAGTTGCTAGATTATATTCATATGATAATATTCAAGAAGTTGCTTTAAGTTTTACTAGTTTTAAAAAACCTAAAAACTTAAATTTAAAATTAGAAAATAAATTAACTAATTATTTAATTGGTTTAGGGTTTAATAACACTAAAACTTATTCTTTAACAACTCAAATTGATGCAAAACATTGAAATTTATTTAATATTTCAGATTTTATAAATTTATTATCGCCATTATCAAATTTAAGACAAACTTATAGAACTAGTTTAAGTAAATCATTAATTGATACTGCTATTTATAATCATTCTATTAATAATAAAGAATTAAAGCTATTTGAAATTGCAGATATTTATAATTTAAATCAATTAAAACAAAGACATTTAGTATTTCTAACAAGCCATCATATTTATAAAAATGGCTTAACTCATCAGTTAGTTGAAAATAATTTTTACTATAATAAAGAAATTTTAGAAAGTATTTTTGATTTATATAATTTAGATTTTAGTCAAATTAAATATGTTAATAATTTAGATGTTATTAAAGAAATTCATCTTTATATTAATGCAACTATTTATTATCAAAAACAATTAGTTGGTTTTATTTATCAGTTAAATCCTAAATTTGAATCTGAAAATAAGTTGAATAAAACTTTTGTTTGTGAGATTAATTTAGATGTTTTAAATGAATTAAAAAATAAAACTATAGAAGCAAAAACACTAAGTAAATTTCAAAGTTCTTCAAGAGATTTAACAATAGAAATTTCAAATGATCTAATTTATCAAGATGTTTTATTAAAAGCTATTAGTGATGTTAAATATATAACTAGTAGTAAAGTTGTAGATTTATATTTAGATGATAAACTAGCTAAAAATAATACAAAAGCTTTAACTATTCAATTTATATTTAATGATTTAGATCATCAATTAACTGAAGCTGAAATTAATACAGAATTTGAAAAAATTATTTCTAATGTTAAAAAAATGAAAGTAGTGATTAGGTAA
- a CDS encoding YceD family protein — protein MKLVFSINDFKNKKHYELKNELTELNNYQPNNILIKSYDYISYDLDLDYNESIKTIFINGVINYTITGIDSRIGNEIKYSNSIDWDDEYSFTNNSDFNTNIIISDQFNLLDYIIEQINLNIPFNLSLNNDILKKYGLGWSLESEDDFQNSKNDQIDPRWEQLDNFKLDKSK, from the coding sequence ATGAAACTAGTTTTTAGTATTAATGATTTTAAAAATAAAAAACATTATGAACTTAAAAATGAACTAACTGAGTTAAATAATTACCAACCAAATAATATTTTAATTAAGTCATATGACTATATTAGTTATGATTTAGATCTTGATTATAATGAATCAATTAAAACTATTTTTATTAATGGAGTAATTAATTATACAATTACTGGTATTGATTCAAGAATAGGAAATGAGATTAAATATAGTAATTCTATTGATTGAGATGATGAGTATAGTTTTACTAATAATAGTGATTTTAATACTAACATTATTATTAGTGATCAATTTAATTTATTAGATTATATAATTGAGCAAATAAATCTTAATATTCCTTTCAATTTATCTTTAAATAATGATATACTTAAAAAGTATGGTCTTGGATGAAGTTTAGAAAGTGAAGATGACTTTCAAAATTCTAAAAATGATCAAATAGATCCAAGATGAGAACAACTTGATAATTTTAAATTAGATAAAAGTAAATAA
- the rpmF gene encoding 50S ribosomal protein L32, which produces MAVPFRKTSKSAKNKRRSHLALSAASLVSCTNCGAMIKPHHVCKECGFYKNKEVKVVEA; this is translated from the coding sequence ATGGCAGTACCATTTAGAAAAACTAGTAAATCTGCAAAAAATAAAAGAAGAAGTCATTTAGCACTTTCAGCTGCTAGTTTAGTGTCATGTACTAATTGTGGGGCTATGATTAAACCTCATCATGTATGTAAAGAATGCGGATTTTACAAAAATAAAGAAGTAAAAGTAGTAGAAGCATAA
- the mraZ gene encoding division/cell wall cluster transcriptional repressor MraZ, translating into MLFGTYEHCMDAKQRLTLPAKLRNKLSNPIYLTKGFEADLEIWSKDDFLLQIKEHLNKISDQKDIRDLERIIWSNTVEIGIDNLGRIKIPYNLIQSLNIEKDVFILGLGNRLEIWSKNKYNQHKKELLKENS; encoded by the coding sequence ATGTTATTTGGTACATATGAACATTGTATGGATGCAAAACAACGTTTAACTCTACCAGCTAAATTGAGAAATAAACTTTCAAATCCAATTTATTTAACTAAAGGATTTGAAGCTGATTTAGAAATTTGATCAAAAGATGATTTTTTATTGCAAATAAAAGAGCATTTAAATAAAATAAGTGATCAAAAAGATATTAGAGATCTTGAAAGGATTATTTGATCAAACACTGTTGAAATTGGTATTGATAATTTAGGAAGAATTAAAATTCCTTATAATCTAATTCAAAGTTTAAACATTGAAAAAGATGTTTTTATTTTAGGGTTAGGTAATCGCTTAGAAATCTGAAGTAAAAATAAATATAATCAACATAAAAAAGAATTATTAAAAGAAAATAGTTAG
- the rsmH gene encoding 16S rRNA (cytosine(1402)-N(4))-methyltransferase RsmH, with amino-acid sequence MDKHIPVLLDESIKYLNIKLNGIYVDCTLGRAGHASEILKRLSQNGFLYAIDQDKTAIGQAKEKLEKISNNFFLIQGNFSNLSALLAINHIFSVDGILYDLGVSSPQLDIGSRGFSYRIDGPLDMRMDITNNNLTADTIINQYSETQIEDILFKYGEESFAKSIAKKIVLSRPINSTLQLVEVIKSALPQKVLKQKKHPAKKTFQALRIFINNELIVLENSLKQALDLLNSKGRICVITFHSLEEKIVKNIFNSSTNYFQEQLFNNLPIKANLNSQFKLVIKKPIKPSLLELENNHRSHSAKLWVIEKN; translated from the coding sequence ATGGACAAACATATTCCGGTTTTATTAGATGAAAGTATTAAATATTTAAATATTAAACTTAATGGTATTTATGTTGATTGCACACTTGGAAGAGCTGGACATGCTAGTGAGATTTTAAAAAGACTTAGTCAAAATGGGTTTTTATATGCAATTGACCAAGATAAAACTGCAATTGGTCAAGCAAAAGAAAAATTAGAAAAAATTAGTAATAATTTTTTTCTAATTCAAGGCAATTTTTCAAATTTGTCAGCTTTATTAGCTATTAATCATATTTTTAGTGTTGATGGCATTTTATATGATTTAGGAGTTTCTTCACCACAATTAGATATAGGATCTAGAGGGTTTAGTTATAGAATCGATGGTCCATTAGATATGAGAATGGATATTACTAATAACAATTTAACAGCAGATACTATAATTAATCAATATTCAGAAACTCAAATTGAAGATATTTTATTTAAATATGGTGAAGAAAGTTTTGCAAAAAGTATAGCTAAAAAAATTGTTTTATCTCGTCCAATTAATTCAACATTACAATTAGTTGAAGTAATTAAATCTGCATTACCTCAAAAAGTTTTAAAACAAAAAAAACACCCAGCTAAAAAAACTTTTCAAGCATTAAGAATTTTTATTAATAATGAATTAATAGTTTTAGAAAATTCTTTAAAACAAGCTTTAGATTTATTAAATAGTAAAGGAAGGATTTGTGTTATTACTTTTCATTCTTTAGAAGAAAAAATAGTTAAAAATATTTTTAATAGTAGTACAAATTATTTTCAAGAACAACTATTTAATAATTTACCAATTAAAGCAAACTTAAATTCTCAATTTAAATTGGTAATTAAAAAACCAATTAAACCAAGTTTACTAGAACTAGAAAATAATCATCGCTCTCATAGTGCAAAACTTTGAGTTATTGAAAAAAACTAG